One part of the Candida albicans SC5314 chromosome R, complete sequence genome encodes these proteins:
- the ALS3 gene encoding adhesin ALS3 (Cell wall adhesin; epithelial adhesion, endothelial invasion; alleles vary in adhesiveness; immunoprotective in mice; binds SspB adhesin of S. gordonii in mixed biofilm; induced in/required for Spider biofilm; flow model biofilm repressed) — MLQQYTLLLIYLSVATAKTITGVFNSFNSLTWSNAATYNYKGPGTPTWNAVLGWSLDGTSASPGDTFTLNMPCVFKFTTSQTSVDLTAHGVKYATCQFQAGEEFMTFSTLTCTVSNTLTPSIKALGTVTLPLAFNVGGTGSSVDLEDSKCFTAGTNTVTFNDGGKKISINVDFERSNVDPKGYLTDSRVIPSLNKVSTLFVAPQCANGYTSGTMGFANTYGDVQIDCSNIHVGITKGLNDWNYPVSSESFSYTKTCSSNGIFITYKNVPAGYRPFVDAYISATDVNSYTLSYANEYTCAGGYWQRAPFTLRWTGYRNSDAGSNGIVIVATTRTVTDSTTAVTTLPFDPNRDKTKTIEILKPIPTTTITTSYVGVTTSYSTKTAPIGETATVIVDIPYHTTTTVTSKWTGTITSTTTHTNPTDSIDTVIVQVPSPNPTVTTTEYWSQSFATTTTITGPPGNTDTVLIREPPNHTVTTTEYWSESYTTTSTFTAPPGGTDSVIIKEPPNPTVTTTEYWSESYTTTTTVTAPPGGTDTVIIREPPNHTVTTTEYWSQSYTTTTTVIAPPGGTDSVIIREPPNPTVTTTEYWSQSYATTTTITAPPGETDTVLIREPPNHTVTTTEYWSQSYATTTTITAPPGETDTVLIREPPNHTVTTTEYWSQSYTTTTTVIAPPGGTDSVIIKEPPNPTVTTTEYWSQSYATTTTITAPPGETDTVLIREPPNHTVTTTEYWSQSYATTTTITAPPGETDTVLIREPPNHTVTTTEYWSQSFATTTTVTAPPGGTDTVIIREPPNHTVTTTEYWSQSFATTTTIIAPPGETDTVLIREPPNPTVTTTEYWSQSYTTATTVTAPPGGTDTVIIYDTMSSSEISSFSRPHYTNHTTLWSTTWVIETKTITETSCEGDKGCSWVSVSTRIVTIPNNIETPMVTNTVDTTTTESTLQSPSGIFSESGVSVETESSTFTTAQTNPSVPTTESEVVFTTKGNNGNGPYESPSTNVKSSMDENSEFTTSTAASTSTDIENETIATTGSVEASSPIISSSADETTTVTTTAESTSVIEQQTNNNGGGNAPSATSTSSPSTTTTANSDSVITSTTSTNQSQSQSNSDTQQTTLSQQMTSSLVSLHMLTTFDGSGSVIQHSTWLCGLITLLSLFI, encoded by the coding sequence ATGCTACAACAATATACATTGTTACTCATATATTTGTCGGTTGCGACTGCAAAGACAATCACTGGTGTTTTCAACAGTTTTAATTCATTGACTTGGTCTAATGCTGCTACGTATAATTATAAGGGACCAGGAACCCCAACTTGGAATGCTGTTTTGGGTTGGTCTTTAGATGGTACTAGTGCAAGTCCGGGAGATACATTCACATTGAATATGCCATGTGTGTTTAAATTTACTACTTCTCAAACATCTGTTGATTTGACTGCTCATGGTGTTAAATATGCTACATGTCAATTTCAGGCAGGTGAAGAATTTATGACCTTTTCTACATTAACATGTACTGTGAGCAATACTTTGACTCCATCTATTAAGGCTTTGGGTACTGTCACTTTACCACTTGCATTCAATGTAGGTGGAACTGGTTCTTCTGTTGATTTGGAAGATTCTAAATGTTTTACTGCTGGTACTAACACAGTTACATTTAATGATGGTGGCAAGAAAATCTCAAttaatgttgattttgaaagGTCAAATGTCGATCCAAAAGGGTACTTAACTGATTCCAGAGTTATACCAAGTCTCAACAAAGTGTCAACTCTTTTTGTTGCACCACAATGTGCAAATGGTTACACATCTGGTACAATGGGATTCGCTAACACTTATGGTGATGTTCAAATTGACTGTTCAAATATTCATGTTGGTATTACAAAAGGATTGAATGATTGGAATTATCCGGTTTCATCTGAATCATTTAGTTACACCAAAACTTGTTCATCTAATGGTATCTTTATCACATATAAAAATGTTCCTGCCGGTTATCGTCCATTTGTTGACGCTTATATTTCTGCTACAGATGTTAATTCGTACACCTTGTCGTATGCTAATGAATATACTTGTGCTGGTGGTTATTGGCAACGTGCACCTTTCACATTAAGATGGACTGGATACAGAAATAGTGATGCTGGATCTAACGGTATTGTTATTGTGGCTACTACCAGAACAGTTACAGACAGTACTACCGCTGTGACCACCTTACCATTCGATCCTAACCGCGACAAAACTAagacaattgaaattttgaaaccTATTCCAACAACTACAATCACAACATCATATGTTGGTGTGACTACTTCCTACCTGACCAAAACTGCACCAATTGGGGAAACTGCTactgttattgttgatattcCATATCACACTACCACTACTGTTACCAGTAAATGGACAGGAACAATTACTTCCACCACAACACATACTAATCCAACTGACTCAATAGACACTGTCATTGTACAAGTTCCACTGCCAAACCCAACTGTTACTACCACTGAATATTGGTCTCAATCATTTgctaccaccaccaccattactGGACCACCAGGAAACACTGATACTGTTTTAATCAGAGAGCCACCAAACCATACTGTCACTACAACCGAGTATTGGTCAGAATCTTACACTACTACTAGTACTTTCACTGCTCCTCCAGGTGGAACTGATTCAGTTATTATCAAGGAACCTCCAAATCCAACTGTTACAACTACCGAGTACTGGTCAGAATCTTAcactaccactactactgtCACCGCTCCACCAGGAGGTACTGATACCGTGATTATCAGAGAACCACCAAACCATACTGTAACCACAACTGAATACTGGTCACAATCTTACACTACAACCACCACTGTTATTGCCCCACCAGGTGGCACTGATTCGGTTATCATTAGAGAACCTCCAAATCCAACTGTCACAACCACTGAGTACTGGTCTCAATCTTACGCAACTACCACTACCATTACCGCTCCTCCAGGTGAAACCGATACTGTCCTTATTAGGGAACCACCAAATCACACTGTCACTACTACTGAATACTGGTCTCAATCTTACGCAACTACCACTACCATTACCGCTCCTCCAGGTGAAACCGATACTGTCCTTATTAGGGAACCACCAAATCACACTGTCACTACTACTGAATACTGGTCACAATCTTACACTACAACCACCACTGTTATTGCCCCACCAGGTGGCACTGATTCAGTTATCATCAAGGAACCACCAAACCCAACTGTCACTACAACTGAGTATTGGTCTCAATCTTACGcaaccaccactaccattACCGCTCCTCCAGGTGAGACCGATACTGTCCTTATTAGAGAACCACCAAACCATACTGTAACCACAACTGAGTATTGGTCTCAATCCTATgcaactactactacaatCACTGCTCCTCCAGGTGAAACCGATACCGTTCTTATTAGGGAACCACCAAATCACACAGTTACTACTACTGAATACTGGTCACAATCATTTGCTACAACCACAACTGTAACTGCACCACCAGGTGGTACTGACACTGTTATCATTAGAGAACCACCAAACCACACTGTCACTACTACTGAATACTGGTCACAATCAtttgctactactaccactatCATCGCACCACCAGGTGAAACTGATACTGTTTTAATCAGAGAGCCACCAAACCCAACTGTTACCACCACCGAATACTGGTCTCAATCCTATACCACTGCTACTACCGTTACTGCACCACCAGGTGGAACTGATACTGTGATTATTTATGACACCATGTCAAGTTCagaaatttcttcattttctcGTCCTCATTACACCAACCATACAACTTTGTGGTCTACAACTTGGgttattgaaacaaaaacaattacaGAAACTAGCTGTGAAGGTGATAAAGGTTGTTCTTGGGTTTCTGTTTCTACTCGTATTGTCACAATTCCTAATAATATCGAAACTCCTATGGTTACTAATACTGTTGATACTACAACCACAGAATCCACTTTACAATCCCCATCTGGTATTTTTTCAGAGTCAGGAGTATCTGTTGAAACAGAATCTTCTACTTTTACTACTGCTCAAACAAATCCAAGTGTTCCAACAACTGAAAGTGAGGTTGTATTTACTACTAAAGGAAACAACGGAAATGGTCCTTATGAATCACCATCTACTAATGTGAAATCAAGTATGGATGAAAATTCTGAATTTACTACTTCCACAGCTGCTTCCACTTCTactgatattgaaaatgaaaccATAGCAACAACCGGTTCCGTGGAAGCTTCATCGCCTATCATTTCTTCTAGTGCTGATGAAACTACTACTgttactactactgctgAATCAACCAGTGTCATTGAACAACaaaccaataataatggtggtggtaatgcTCCATCTGcaacttcaacttcatcTCCAtctacaactacaactgCTAATAGTGACTCTGTTATTACTAGTACAACATCAACCAACCAATCTCAATCGCAATCCAATTCTGATACCCAACAAACTACATTGAGTCAACAAATGACTTCATCTTTAGTTAGTTTACATATGCTTACTACATTTGACGGATCTGGTTCTGTTATTCAACATTCTACTTGGTTATGTGGTTTGATCACATTATTATCCTTATTTATTTAA